CGGCGAGCAGCGAGTAGGCGTAGTCGGCGATCAACTGTTGCCCGGCAATGGTGGGGTGTACCGAGTCGTTGTAGATCAGCTTGGTCGGGTCCGGGTTAGTGCCGCCAATGCCATAGACCGGGTTGGCGGTGCAGCCGTTGCCGCTGAAGCAGGTGCCGGTGAGGTTTTGCCCGGTGGCCAGGCCAAAGCGCGCAGGGTTGGCGAAGGTTTCATTGAGCAGTAACGGGATGTTCAGTGGGATGACCTGGGCGTCGATCTGCGACAGGCGCTGCACCAGCGCCTGGTTGAAAATGTTACTGAGGGCCGAGCTGGCGCCTTGCGCGGGCGTGCCGTTGATGGCGGGCGTCAGGCCCAGGTCAGGCAGCATCCACACCATGATGTAGCGCGCGCCAGCCTGTTGCAGCGCTTGGGCGCTGTCGGCCAAACGCCCGCCGGCGGCAACGGCCTGGCCTGGGCTGAGGACGCGCCCTTGCAGGAAGTCATTGCCACCGCCAGACAGGAAGTACAGCGCGTTCGGGTCGGCCCGCCCGCCGTTGGCCGGCAGATAACCCTGGCGGCTGCGCAGCACCGTGCCACCTCCGGCGTTGCCGGGCGGGATCGCCGCATTGGAGACCGAAGTGATGGAGTCCAGGATGTTGTCGGTACGGTAGCCGCCGACCGCCCAGTTATTGCCATCGGGTAAACCCTGGGCGGCACGCACGGGCGAGGTGGAGGCATTCAGGTCGTTGGGGGCCACTCCCAGCTTGGAGCCCAATAGCGTTGATGACACCAGGCCATAATCGCCCTGGAATGTCGGCCCGGTGCGGTTGGTAAAGCGCAAGGTGGCACCGGCCGAGCCATCGGGGAACTGGCCGGCGTCGGCCAGGCTGTCGCCGAACACGACCATGGTTGAGTAAGGTGAAGGTGCTGCAAACGCCTGCGCGCAGGCCAGTGACAGGAGGCAGCCGGCAAGGGGCGCGAAAAACGGTGGTCTGAGCATGCAAAATTCCATTTAGTTGTTTTTGTGTCGGAAGCGAAACACTAGCAATGTAGTTAGGGTTTTCTTCGAAGAAAACAGTTTTTTCTTACAAATACTCGGTGGTGACCCCCGGAATCGCTGCTCCATATTGCACCGCTGGCGAGGCTACGTTACTGTGCCTGAACGTATGAATGAGACCCTCCCCGTGTTGATCATCAGCAAACTCTTGATGCGAGTAGTCAAGGCACACGCCCGTTGGCGTTGGCGCGCCTGACATTTTTCTCTGCCGGCTTGGCCGGACCTGTACCGATTTGCCTTCTTTACCCTTTGTTTGACGCCCCTTGCCGGCTCACCCTGGCAACCGGAACGTGCGTCTGGCAGCGGGACACTCTCTTGGAAGGCGGTCATTCGAAATCAGTGAATTCAAGAGGTTTGAACCCACATGTTGCTGATGATTGATAACTACGATTCCTTTACCTACAACGTTGTGCAGTACTTGGGCGAGCTCGGTGCCGAGGTAAAAGTGGTGCGCAACGACGAACTGACGGTCGCCGAAATCGCCGCTCTGAACCCTGAGCGCATCGTGGTTTCGCCTGGCCCGTGTACGCCGACCGAAGCGGGCATATCCCTCGAAGCGATCAAATATTTCGCCGGTAAATTGCCGATCCTGGGCGTGTGCCTGGGCCACCAGTCCATCGGCCAGGCGTTTGGTGGTGACGTGGTGCGTGCGCGCCAAGTGATGCACGGCAAGACCAGCCCGGTGTTCCATAAACACCTTGGCGTTTTCCACGGCCTCAACCTGCCAGTGACCGTCACGCGCTACCACTCGTTGGTGGTCAAGCGTGAAACCCTGCCCGAGTGCCTGGAGCTGACCGCCTGGACCCAGCTGGAAGACGGCTCGGTCGACGAGATCATGGGCCTGCGCCACAAGACACTGAATATCGAAGGGGTGCAATTTCACCCCGAATCAATCCTGACCGAGCAGGGCTACGAGCTGTTCGCCAACTTTCTCAAGCAGAGCGGCGGCACGCGCTAAGGACTTTCCATGGATATCAAGACTGCCCTGAGCCGTATCGTCGGCCATCTGGACCTGAGCACCGCTGAAATGAGCGATGTGATGCGCGAGATCATGACCGGTCAATGCACCGACGCACAGATCGGCGCGTTCATGATGGCGATGCGCATGAAGAGCGAAAGCATCGACGAAATCGTCGGTGCCGTGTCAGTGATGCGTGAGCTGGCCGACAAGGTTGAGCTCAAGACCCTCGACGGCGTGGTCGATGTGGTCGGCACCGGCGGCGACGGTGCGAATATTTTCAACGTGTCGACGGCTTCTTCTTTTGTGGTGGCGGCTGCCGGTTGCACGGTGGCCAAACACGGTAACCGTGCGGTGTCGGGCAAAAGCGGCAGCGCCGACTTGCTGGAGGCGGCCGGGATTTATCTGAACCTGACGCCGGTGCAGGTGGCACGCTGTATCGATAGCGTGGGCATTGGCTTTATGTTTGCCCAATCCCATCACGGCGCCATGAAGCACGCCGCCGGCCCGCGCAAGGACCTTGGCCTGCGCACCCTGTTCAACATGCTCGGCCCGCTTACGAATCCGGCCGGCGTGAAACATCAGGTGGTCGGTGTGTTCAGTCAGGCGCTGTGCCGGCCATTGGCCGAAGTGTTGCAACGTCTTGGCAGCAAGCACGTGCTGGTGGTGCATTCCAAAGATGGCCTGGATGAGTTCAGCCTGGCAGCGCCGACTTTCGTGGCGGAGCTGAAGAATGACCAGGTCACTGAATATTGGGTCGAGCCCGAAGACCTCGGTATGAAAAGCCAAAGCCTGCATGGCTTGGCGGTGGAAAGCCCGGCGGCCTCGCTGGAGTTGATCCGTGATGCCTTGGGGCGCCGCAAGACAGAAAACGGCCAGAAAGCCGCAGAAATGATTGTTCTGAATGCTGGCGCGGCACTTTACGCGGCGGACCACGCCTATAGTCTTAAGGAAGGTGTCGCCTTGGCCCACGATGCGTTGCACACCGGTCTGGCTCGCGAAAAGCTCGAAGAGCTGGGAGCATTCACCGCTGTGTTCAAAATGGAGAATGAAGGATGAGTGTCCCGACCGTTCTGGAAAAAATCCTCGCGCGCAAAGCTGAAGAAGTCGCCGAGCGCCGTGCCCGTGTGAGCCTGGCTGAGCTGGAGGGGTTGGCAAAGAGCGCTGACGCGCCGCGTGGTTTTGCCGATGCGCTGATCAAGCAGGCGAAGGAAAAGCAGCCGGCCGTCATTGCCGAGATCAAAAAAGCTTCGCCCAGCAAGGGCGTGATTCGCGAAGTTTTCATTCCTGAAGACATTGCCAAGAGCTATGAGAAGGGCGGCGCAACTTGCTTGTCCGTGTTGACCGATATCGACTTCTTCCAGGGTTCCGACCTGTTCCTGCAACAAGCCCGCGCTGCGTGCAAGTTGCCGGTGATCCGCAAGGACTTCATGGTTGACCCGTACCAGATCGTCGAAGCCCGCGCCTTGGGCGCCGATTGCGTGCTACTGATCGTCTCCGCGCTGGATGATGTGAAGATGGCTGAGCTGGCGGCCGTGGCCAAAAGCGTCGGCCTGGACGTGCTGGTGGAAGTACACGACGGTGATGAGCTGGAGCGTGCGCTGAAAACCCTCGACACGCCGCTGGTGGGGGTTAACAACCGTAATCTGCACACCTTTGAAGTCAGCCTGGAAAATACCCTGGACCTGTTGCCGCGTATTCCGCGTGACCGTTTGGTGATTACCGAGAGCGGCATCGTCAACCGCGCCGACGTGGAACTGATGGAAATCAGCGGTGTGTATTCATTCCTGGTGGGCGAGACGTTCATGCGCGCCGAGAACCCAGGGGCGGAATTGCAGCGGCTGTTCTTCCCGGAGCGTGGCGTGGCGGTGAGCGGTTCGACCCTCGACTGATTTGAAATACGGTCAAAAATGTGGGAGCGGGCTTGTGTGGGAGCTGGCTTGCCTGCGATAGCATCACCTCGGTGTTTCTGGAAGACCGCGGTGCCTTTATCGCAGGCAAGCCAGCTCCCACATTTGGTTTTGTGTTGGTTCAGATGATAGGTGTTCGATGATTGAGCCGGTGTCGATGACAGTTGAAGCAGGGCTTGCCGCCGAGCAAGACTTGCTGGCGGCCGTTTGCGCCGGTGAACAGGAATTCGGGCTACTGTTCTGGCAGCCAAATGACCAGGCTTTGGTGATGCCGCGCCGTTTGAGCCGCTTGCCGGCTTTTGACGCTGCCAGCCAGGTTTCGGCAGCTGCCGGTTGGCCGGTGCTACTGCGCGAAACCGGCGGAGAGCCGGTGCCGCAGTCGGCCGCCACGGTCAATATCGCACTGGTTTACGCGCCGCCACGCAGCGAAGGTGATCAGGGGCGTATCGAAACCGGTTATCAGCGTTTGTGCCAGCCGATCTGCGACTTGCTGATTGAGTTGGGCGGTGACGCTTCTGTTGGCGAAATTGAAGGCGCCTTCTGCGACGGTCGCTACAACGTCAACCTCAACGGCCGCAAGATGGTCGGCACTGCCCAGCGCTGGCGGCAAAGCGCTGGCCGCCCGGTGGGTTTGGTGCACGGCGCGTTGTTGCTGGATAACGACCGCGATGAGCTGATTGCGGCGGTCAATCGCTTCAACCAGGCTTGCGGGATCGATCAGCGGGTGCGGGCCGACAGCCATATCGCGTTGCACGAAGCTTTCTCCGCTCCGGATGCGATCACCCGGTTGGACGCGTTGTACCGGCAGATGCTGGCCGGGTTCCTGCCAGGTTAACGCGTACCGAACACCACCATCGTCTTGCCTTTGACGTGTACCAGGTTGCGTTCTTCCAGGTCCTTGAGGACACGACCGACCATTTCCCGTGAGCACCCGACAATACGTCCGATCTCCTGGCGCGTGACCTTGATCTGCATGCCGTCGGGGTGAGTCATGGCGTCGGGCTGTTTGCACAGTTCCAGCAAGCAGCGGGCCACGCGGCCGGTGACATCGAAGAAAGCCAGGTCGCCCACCTTGCGTGTGGTGTCGCGCAGGCGCTGGGCAATTTGACCGCTCAAGGCGTAGAGGATGTCGGGATCGTGTTGGGCCAGTTCGCGAAACTTTGCATAGCTGATCTCGGCGACTTCGCACTCGACCTTGGCCCGCACCCAGGCACTGCGCTCCTGCTCTTTGCCGGCTTGTTCAAACAGCCCCAGCTCGCCGAAAAAATCGCCGGTATTGAGGTACGCGATGATCATCTCACGGCCGTCTTCATCTTCGATCAGGATGGTGACCGAACCCTTAATAATGAAGAACAGTGTTTCGGAGCGTTCGCCCGCGCAAATGATGTTGTGCTTGACCGGGTAACGCCGGCGCTGGCAGTGCATCAACAATTTGTCGAGGTTCTTGATCTTGGGTGTGGGAGCAAGAGCAACCATGGTTGTATCCCGAAAAGACTGCACGGTGTGGTTGGAATTATTTTTATCCAGCGGTAACCGCATTGATACACGCTGTACAAAGGGTGGCAATGCGCCATTGAATTGGCGCCAGCTTAACAGACACATTCTGCCTCGATTAGGGAATTTAGCGGGCAAACGTCGTCATTGATCGTTTTCATGCCGGGCGCTGCGGTTTCAAGACCCTGTGCTAAGCTGGCGACCCTTTTTTAGCAGTGGAGTCTGGGCGATGAAGGCACGCATCCAATGGGCGGGCGAGGCCATGTTCCTCGGTGAGTCGGGCAGTGGCCATGTAGTAGTTATGGATGGCCCGCCGGACGCCGGTGGCCGTAACCTGGGTGTACGCCCGATGGAAATGCTCCTGCTCGGTGTTGGCGGTTGCAGCAATTTCGACGTGGTCAGCATCCTGAAGAAGTCCCGCCAGGCCGTCGAAAGCTGCGAAGCTTTCCTGGAAGCGGAGCGCGCCACTGAAGACCCCAAGGTGTTTACCAAGATCCACATGCACTTCGTGGTCAAAGGCCGGGCGTTGAAGGAAGCTCAGGTTAAACGTGCTATCGAGCTGTCGGCCGAGAAGTACTGCTCGGCATCGATCATGCTTGGCGCAGCCGGTGTGGCCATCACCCATGACTACGAGATTATCGAGCTGGGTTGATTGCGAGTCGGCAAAAAAAAGGGCGCCCTTGAGGGCGCCCTTTTTTGTGCGGCTTTTTAGATTCGATAGGTGCTTTTGGTCATGACCTTGGCCAATACGCTCATGCCAAACCGCACGGGCGCCGGGAAGCGGAAGCCGCCTGCATCCAGTGCGCTTTCTGCGTGGTGTTCTTCATCAATGCGCATTTGCTCAAGAATCGCCCGGGACTTTTCGTCTTCGGCCGGCAGTTGCTCCAGGTGTTCATCCAGGTGTTTGCACACTTGATGCTCGGTTGCGGCGACAAAACCGAGGCTGACCTTGTCGCTGATCAGGCCGGCGGCGGCGCCGATACCGAACGACAAGCCGTAAAACAGTGGGTTGAGCACGCTGGGATGGCTACCGAGTTGGCGAATGCGCTGCTCGCACCAGGCCAGGTGGTCGATTTCTTCTTCGGCGGCATGTTCCATCGCTGCGCGTACTTGCGGCAGCTTGGCGGTCAGCGCCTGGCCTTGGTACAGCGCCTGGGCACAGACTTCACCGGTGTGGTTGATGCGCATCAGGCCGGCGACGTGGCGGGTGTCGGTCTCGCTCATCTGCGTATCGGGCTGCACGATGGCGGGCGAAGGCCGGTACGGTTGGCCGCTGAAGGGCAGCAGTGTGCGCATGGCCATGTCGGCTTGCAGCAACAGACGGTCAATCGGCGAGTAGTGACGTTGGGTAGTCATGCTGACCTCCGGGAAGAATCTCGGCGGCCAGTTTACCGCAAGAGAGGGCGAAGCGTTTGCGCTGCATCAAGGGCATAGGGTCGCAGCTTTGAGCCGCGACCTGTGCGCCATGGATAATCAGCCCGGCGGCCAGTTCATCTGGCGCTGACCCAGCACATGCATATGGATGTGATAAACAGTCTGCCCGCCATCCTCGTTGCAGTTCATCACCACGCGAAAGCCCTTCTCGCAGCCTTGCTCTACCGCCAGCCGTTGAGCGGTGAACAGAATATGGCCAGCGAGGGCTTTGTCTTCTTCGGTGAGGTCGTTGAGGGTGCGGATCGGCTTTTTCGGAATGACCAGAAAATGCACGGGTGCCATTGGGGCAATATCGTGGAAGGCGAGGACTTGGTCATCTTCATAGATGATCTTCGCAGGTATTTCTCTGTTGATGATCTTGGTGAACAGAGTATCCACAGCTGTTTCTCCATTATGAAAGTGCATAACGAGTGTACCGAGGTCGTCAGCGCGGGCAATAGGCCTTGTTGATGGCGCCGGCAATCTTGCGGGTCAGCCAGCGTGGGCTCAAGCGCGGGCTGAAGGCCAGCCAGCGGTTGCGTCGCCCGGGAATAATGATGGCTTTGTTTTTTTCCAGCGCACGCACGGTGTAGAGCGCCACTTCTTCCGGGCTCATCAGTTGATTGCTGCGGTCGAGCTTGGCGGTGTCCATTTGCGCGGTGCCGAAAAACGCCGTGCGCGTGGGCCCGGGGCACAGCACCGAGACCTTGATACCGCAAGTCTTCAACTCTTCGCGCAGGCCCTCGGAGAAGTGCAGCACATACGCCTTGCTGGCGTAATAGCTGCTCATCCAGGGCCCGGGTTGGAAGGCTGCGACCGAGGCTACGTTGAGAATCTGCCCGCCGCCATGCAGCGCCATGGCGTTGCCTAGGGCGTGGCACATGCGGGTGAGGGCCAGGATGTTGACTTCGATCAGGTCTTGCTCGGTCATCCAATCCTGGGCGAGGAACGGCCCGCTGGTGCCCATGCCAGCGCAGTTGACCAACAGGTCGATCTGCCGCTCGCCTTCTTCAAGTTCCAGCAGGAACCCCGACAAGCGCAGGGGTTCGCCGAGGTCGCAGGCACGAAACAGCACCTCGACGCCGAAGCGCTGAGTCAATTCAATTGCAATGCTTTCCAACTGATCACGCTGACGGGCCACCAGAATCAAGCTGCGGCCGCGACGGGCCAGTGCTTCGGCCAAAGCCAGGCCGATGCCGCTGGAGGCGCCGGTGATCAGAGCGTAACGGGTCATGCCTTTCTCCATCGCAACGCCGCCAAGCCTGTGACAGAGGCATCACAGGCGGCGGGCGTTTCTTCACTGTTCTGGAGAGTCTACAGGTTCGGCTGCGTCCTCAGCACTTTGCACGCTGTCTTCTTCATCTACGGTGACGCTTTGATCGGTGGCGTCATCGGCGGTAATGGAGCTGCTTTCGTAGCTGCTGTCCATATTGGCTTCGAGCTGGTTCAAGTAGCCGTTCATGCCCAGCGTCACCACAATGGCGAGCATCACTGGGATAAACGCCAGCCACAGGGTCGCCAGCACTTTGACTGCCGTGGAGTTGCGCGGCGGCGGCGGGCCATATTGGTTGGCGCCTGCGTTGCCCGGCAGTACCAGCAGCAGGATCGGGAAGACGCTGTTGACCAGTGGCACCAGGTTGAGGAAGTACAGCCAGCCGGACCAGCCCAGGTCGTGCAGGCGTTGCACACCGATTTGCACGCTCACCCACACCAGTGCAACAAACAAGGCCAAGCCCAGCAGCACCCCGAGGATGGTGCCGGCAGTCGGCGAGGCGGTTGCCACGGCGAAGCTAGCGGTACTGATGATGCCACCGGCCACCAGCAGTGCCAGGGTCAACACCAGCGTCCAGGCCAGATAACGCAGGCGGCCGATGCGCCCGTGGATGGTGAACACTTTAAGGGTTGAGTATTCCTCGGTGTACTCACCCACGGCAGCACGCGGTGGTGCATAGGGCGAAGCCGCAGGGCGCGAGAAGTCAGCGGCGCTGGCATCGGTCTCATGGGTTTCGGCCAGGTTGAAGGTTACCGGCTGCTCGGGTTCGATACGGGCATCGACGCCGGCGTTTTTCAGCGCAGTAAGGTAGGTTTCGGCATCGGCGCGGGAAAGGTCGCGCTTGAGTGCGACCGGGCGGCCGGTGAAAAGCTTTTCGATGGCTGCCACATCGCTCTTGAACAGCTCGGCGAGGTTCAGCTTGGCGGTGGTGCTTTCGACACCCGGGAGCAGGGCTCCGTCAAACACGATCTTGAAACGGCTGTCGCTCATGCGGGCATCCTTGTCACTGGTTCAGGGAAGGGGTTCAGGCCAGCACCAAGGGGCAGGCCTGCTATTGAGTTCAACGGGGCCAGCGCAGTTGCGCTGCCTGCTCGCGTGCCTTGCGGTATTCGGCATCCAGGCGGGCAATCAGTTCATCGACGCTGGGCAAATCATCAATCTGGCCAACACCTTGGCCGGCTGACCATACGGTTTTCCAGGCCTTGGCCTCATCGCTCAACGGCTTGAGCTTGGAGCCGAAGTTGACTTCGCCTTTGCCCTGCAGGGCGGCGAGGTCGAATCCGGCGTTTTCCAGGCTCTGGCGCATGAAGCTTGCGGGTACGCCGGACACCGCAGGAGTGTGCACGATGTCGGCGGCGCGCGATGTGAGCAGCATCTCTTTATACGCGTCCGGGGCGTGGCTTTCGGTGGTGCCGATAAAGCGCGTGCCGAAATACGCCAGGTCTGCGCCCAGCAGTTGCGCGGCGAGTATCTCATGCCCTTGGTTGAGGCAGCCGGCCAGCAGCAGGGTTTTATCAAAGAACTGGCGAATTTCGGCGATCAGCGCGAACGGGCTCCAGGTGCCGGCGTGGCCACCGGCGCCCGCCGCCACGGCGATCAGGCCGTCAACCCCGGCTTCTGCGGCTTTCTCGGCATGCCGGCGGGTGGTGACGTCGTGAAACACCAGGCCACCGTAGCTGTGAACCGCGTCCACCAGTTCCTTGACCGCGCCCAGGCTGGTGATAACGATCGGCACCTTGTGCTCGACGCAGATCGCCAGGTCGGCTTCAAGCCTTGGGTTGCTGTTATGCACGATCAGGTTGACGGCATAGGGCGCGGGGTTGTCCAACTGCGCCAGGCCCGCTTCGATTTCCTCCAGCCAGGCCTTGAAACCGCTGCTTTCGCGCTGGTTGAGTGCCGGGAAACTCCCGACCACGCCATTGCGACAGCACGCCAGGACCAATTGCGGGTTGGAAATCAGGAACATCGGCGCAGCCACCACGGGCAGGCGCAGACTTTGTTCGAGCGAAGCGGGCAGTGACATTGGAGGTTCCCCGAGTAATTGAAATTAGAACGGTTTGACCACGACCAAAATTACGATAGCCAGCAATATCAGAACCGGCACTTCATTGAACCAGCGATAAAAGACATGGCTGCGGGTGTTTTCGCCACGGGCGAAGCGTTTTACCTGGGCGCCGCACATATGGTGGTAGCCGATCAGCAGTACCACCAAGGTAAGTTTGGCGTGGATCCAGGCACCGGATTGAAAGATGGCCGGGTTGAGGTAGATCAGCCAGCCGCCGAAGACCAGGGTGGCGATCATCGCTGGCCCCATGATGCCGCGGTACAGCTTGCGCTCCATGAGGCTGAAGCGTTCTTTGCTGACGGTGTCCTCACTTTGTGCGTGATAGACGAACAGGCGTGGCAGGTAAAACAGCCCGGCAAACCAGCAGACGATACTGACGATATGGAAGGCTTTGATCCATAGATAGAGCATTTCTAGTTATTCCCAGGTTCACGGTAACTGAAGATAGTAGTGGCTCATGCGCCTGTACGTCACGTTGACGGTTGTCGCAGGACGATACGGCCCCTATTATCGACGGCTTTCCAGTGGGTTCGTTGAGGGCAGGTTTATGGTCAAGGTCGGTATCGTCGGCGGCACGGGTTACACCGGTGTCGAATTGCTGCGTCTGTTGGCTCAGCATCCGCAAGCTGAGGTGGTGGTCATCACTTCCCGATCCGAGGCCGGCTTGGCCGTGGCCGATATGTACCCGAACCTGCGAGGCCACTATGACGGCCTGGCGTTCAGCGTGCCGGACATCAAGACCCTGGGCGCGTGCGATGTGGTGTTCTTCGCCACGCCTCACGGGGTGGCGCATGCACTGGCCGGCGAACTGCTGGCGGCGGGTACCAAGGTTATCGATCTGTCGGCCGACTTCCGCTTGCAGGACGCCGATGAGTGGGCCAAGTGGTACGGCCAGCCACACGGCGCGCCTGAGTTGCTGGAAGAGGCGGTGTACGGTCTGCCGGAAGTCAATCGTGAGCAAATCAAGCAAGCACGCCTGATTGCCGTGCCGGGTTGCTATCCGACCGCGACGCAGCTGGGTTTCCTGCCGTTGCTGGAAGCGGGTCTGGCCGACACTTCGCGTTTGATCGCCGACTGCAAGTCGGGTGTGAGCGGCGCCGGCCGTGGTGCAGCTGTAGGTTCGCTGTACTCCGAGACGTCGGAAAGCATGAAGGCCTACGCGGTAAAAGGGCATCGGCACTTGCCGGAAATTCGCCAGGGGCTGCGTCGTGCGGCCGGTAAAGACGTGGGCCTGACCTTCGTGCCGCACCTGACGCCGATGATTCGTGGCATTCACTCCACGCTCTATGCAACCGTTGTCGACCGTTCGGTAGACCTGCAGGCGCTGTTTGAAAAGCGTTATGCCAATGAACCGTTTGTCGACGTGATGCCGGCTGGCAGCCACCCGGAAACCCGTAGCGTGCGCGGTGCCAACGTATGCCGCATTGCCGTGCACCGTCCACAGGATGGCGATTTGGTGGTGGTGTTGTCGGTGATCGATAACCTGGTCAAGGGCGCGTCGGGCCAGGCGGTGCAGAACCTGAACATTCTGTTTGGCCTGGATGAGAAGCTGGGTCTGTCCCACGCGGGCATGCTGCCTTAAGGTTTTACCGTTGATTGCAAAAGGCCCGTCTATCGGGCCTTTTGTGTTTTTAATGGCTGCAGCGCAGATTGATATACCGTAACAATAGTTGACCGCTTTTCTAGGAGAAGCGGATAATGCCCGCCATTACGCATATGGCGGCGCTACGCCGGGAGATTATCAGCATGAGCGTTGAATCCTTCACCCCCACGGCTTTGCAATTCACCCACGGTGCTGCGCACAAGGTGAAGAGCCTGGTCGATGAAGAGGGTAATGATCGCTTGAAGCTGCGCGTATTCGTTACGGGCGGCGGTTGTTCAGGGTTTCAGTACGGTTTTACCTTCGATGAAGATGTGGCCGACGATGACACCATCGTCGAGCGCGAGGGCGTCAGCCTGGTCGTGGACCCGATGAGCTTCCAATACCTGGCAGGTGCCGAGGTGGATTACCAGGAAGGTCTGGAAGGCTCGCGTTTCGTGATCAAGAACCCGAATGCCACCACGACCTGTGGTT
The window above is part of the Pseudomonas sp. KBS0710 genome. Proteins encoded here:
- a CDS encoding nitronate monooxygenase family protein, with product MSLPASLEQSLRLPVVAAPMFLISNPQLVLACCRNGVVGSFPALNQRESSGFKAWLEEIEAGLAQLDNPAPYAVNLIVHNSNPRLEADLAICVEHKVPIVITSLGAVKELVDAVHSYGGLVFHDVTTRRHAEKAAEAGVDGLIAVAAGAGGHAGTWSPFALIAEIRQFFDKTLLLAGCLNQGHEILAAQLLGADLAYFGTRFIGTTESHAPDAYKEMLLTSRAADIVHTPAVSGVPASFMRQSLENAGFDLAALQGKGEVNFGSKLKPLSDEAKAWKTVWSAGQGVGQIDDLPSVDELIARLDAEYRKAREQAAQLRWPR
- the argC gene encoding N-acetyl-gamma-glutamyl-phosphate reductase, which codes for MVKVGIVGGTGYTGVELLRLLAQHPQAEVVVITSRSEAGLAVADMYPNLRGHYDGLAFSVPDIKTLGACDVVFFATPHGVAHALAGELLAAGTKVIDLSADFRLQDADEWAKWYGQPHGAPELLEEAVYGLPEVNREQIKQARLIAVPGCYPTATQLGFLPLLEAGLADTSRLIADCKSGVSGAGRGAAVGSLYSETSESMKAYAVKGHRHLPEIRQGLRRAAGKDVGLTFVPHLTPMIRGIHSTLYATVVDRSVDLQALFEKRYANEPFVDVMPAGSHPETRSVRGANVCRIAVHRPQDGDLVVVLSVIDNLVKGASGQAVQNLNILFGLDEKLGLSHAGMLP
- the erpA gene encoding iron-sulfur cluster insertion protein ErpA, giving the protein MSVESFTPTALQFTHGAAHKVKSLVDEEGNDRLKLRVFVTGGGCSGFQYGFTFDEDVADDDTIVEREGVSLVVDPMSFQYLAGAEVDYQEGLEGSRFVIKNPNATTTCGCGSSFSI
- the hemJ gene encoding protoporphyrinogen oxidase HemJ; protein product: MLYLWIKAFHIVSIVCWFAGLFYLPRLFVYHAQSEDTVSKERFSLMERKLYRGIMGPAMIATLVFGGWLIYLNPAIFQSGAWIHAKLTLVVLLIGYHHMCGAQVKRFARGENTRSHVFYRWFNEVPVLILLAIVILVVVKPF